Proteins from one Pleurocapsa minor HA4230-MV1 genomic window:
- the ndhI gene encoding NAD(P)H-quinone oxidoreductase subunit I, translated as MFNILKQVQDYAQESWQAAKYIGQGLSVTFDHMSRRPVTVQYPYEKLVPSERYRGRIHYEFDKCISCEVCVRVCPINLPVVDWEFDKVAKKKKLKHYSIDFGVCIFCGNCVEYCPTNCLSMTEEYELASYDRHELNYDSVALGRLPYKVTQDPMVTPLKEFAYLPKGEVEPHGLAKGVQRAGKRPEEILQEIEAAKPKEEAVKEG; from the coding sequence ATGTTTAATATCCTCAAACAAGTGCAGGACTATGCCCAAGAGAGTTGGCAAGCTGCTAAATACATTGGTCAAGGTCTTTCCGTCACCTTCGATCACATGTCTCGTCGTCCTGTCACAGTCCAGTATCCCTACGAAAAACTAGTTCCTTCTGAACGCTATCGCGGTAGAATTCACTACGAATTTGATAAGTGTATCTCCTGTGAAGTTTGCGTTCGCGTCTGTCCGATTAACTTACCCGTAGTTGATTGGGAATTTGACAAGGTAGCTAAAAAGAAAAAGCTGAAGCATTACAGTATTGACTTTGGGGTTTGTATCTTCTGTGGCAACTGCGTCGAATATTGTCCCACTAACTGTCTTTCCATGACTGAAGAATACGAACTAGCTTCCTACGATCGTCATGAGCTTAACTACGATAGCGTGGCGTTAGGACGCTTACCCTACAAAGTGACTCAAGATCCGATGGTGACACCGCTTAAAGAGTTTGCTTACCTACCTAAAGGCGAGGTTGAACCTCATGGTTTAGCCAAAGGAGTGCAACGTGCAGGAAAACGTCCAGAGGAAATCTTACAAGAGATTGAAGCTGCTAAACCCAAAGAAGAAGCTGTAAAGGAAGGATAA
- a CDS encoding NADH-quinone oxidoreductase subunit J yields the protein MNLAEGVQIVSLGILGLMMIGTALGVVLLPKIVHSAFLLAGVFISIAGLYILLNADFVAAAQILVYVGAVNVLILFAIMLVNKQEDYVELPGRTLRRAATAVVCFGLFALLGTMVLATPWSLDTTSTPVENTIVALGEHFFSDYLLPFELASVLLLMAMVGAIILARRDLIPEFLVTDDSISTKLTLPERPRELATLSSDRDQQ from the coding sequence GTGAATTTAGCGGAAGGAGTACAGATAGTTTCTTTGGGTATTTTGGGGTTAATGATGATTGGAACAGCCTTGGGGGTTGTTCTACTCCCTAAAATTGTCCATTCTGCTTTTTTGTTGGCGGGAGTGTTTATCAGTATTGCTGGTTTATACATTCTACTCAACGCCGATTTTGTGGCAGCAGCTCAGATTTTGGTTTATGTCGGTGCGGTTAACGTACTAATTTTGTTTGCGATTATGTTGGTAAATAAGCAAGAAGATTATGTTGAACTTCCTGGACGTACGCTCCGTAGAGCGGCAACTGCGGTAGTCTGCTTCGGATTATTTGCCCTACTTGGAACAATGGTTTTAGCAACACCTTGGTCACTAGATACTACTTCTACCCCCGTAGAAAATACAATTGTGGCTTTGGGTGAGCATTTCTTTAGCGATTACCTCTTGCCGTTTGAACTGGCTTCCGTATTGCTTTTAATGGCGATGGTAGGCGCAATTATCTTGGCACGTCGTGATTTAATTCCTGAATTTTTAGTTACTGACGATAGTATCAGCACCAAACTAACTTTACCTGAGCGTCCTCGGGAGTTAGCTACCTTAAGTAGCGATCGCGATCAACAATAG
- the nuoK gene encoding NADH-quinone oxidoreductase subunit NuoK has protein sequence MQLEYFLLLAAALFCIGIYGLITSRNAVRVLMSIELMLNAVNLNLAGFSNYLDPENIKGQVFTVFVITVAAAEAAVGLAIVLAIYRNRNTIDMEQFNLLKW, from the coding sequence GTGCAGTTAGAATACTTTTTGTTGCTAGCAGCAGCACTATTCTGTATCGGCATCTATGGTCTAATTACTAGCCGTAATGCAGTACGAGTTTTAATGTCGATTGAGTTGATGCTTAATGCGGTTAATCTCAATTTAGCAGGATTTTCTAATTATTTAGATCCAGAAAATATTAAAGGTCAGGTATTTACCGTATTTGTAATTACCGTAGCAGCAGCCGAAGCAGCAGTTGGTTTGGCAATTGTGCTGGCTATTTACCGTAACCGTAACACTATTGATATGGAGCAGTTTAATTTACTGAAATGGTAG
- a CDS encoding cyanophycinase → MVAIQAKKDDSEVNSVSIPQKHGELIIIGGAEDKENECTILREFIRRSGGRRAKIAIMTAATSLPGEVGAMYRNIFERFEVEQVDIIDTERREDASDSRNLEIIEQATGVFFSGGDQSRITDLLKDTEIDRILHERLKSGLIIAGTSAGAAMMSEIMIVEGEAETHPRLETVTLEPGMGFIHQVAIDQHFAQRGRLGRLVSALVQQPAVLGIGIDENTAIIVNGDRLEVIGEGGVTIIDLANISHTNVDETLHDEALAICGAKLHILPDGYYFDLQQRVSMPARHD, encoded by the coding sequence ATGGTTGCAATTCAAGCAAAAAAAGATGATTCAGAGGTAAATTCAGTTTCCATACCTCAGAAACATGGAGAGTTAATCATCATTGGCGGTGCAGAAGATAAGGAAAATGAATGTACGATCTTACGCGAGTTCATTCGTCGCTCTGGCGGTAGACGTGCCAAAATTGCGATTATGACTGCTGCTACTAGCTTGCCAGGAGAGGTGGGAGCAATGTATAGAAATATCTTTGAAAGATTTGAAGTAGAACAGGTAGATATTATCGATACAGAAAGAAGAGAAGATGCTAGTGATTCGAGAAACCTGGAAATAATTGAACAAGCGACTGGAGTATTTTTTTCGGGAGGAGATCAATCTCGGATCACTGATTTACTCAAAGATACTGAAATCGATCGCATATTACATGAAAGACTCAAGAGTGGATTAATAATTGCTGGTACGAGTGCTGGTGCAGCCATGATGTCAGAAATTATGATTGTTGAAGGAGAAGCCGAAACACATCCGCGATTAGAAACTGTAACTTTAGAACCTGGAATGGGTTTTATACACCAAGTAGCAATCGATCAGCACTTTGCGCAACGAGGAAGATTAGGGAGGTTGGTATCAGCTTTAGTGCAACAACCTGCGGTTTTAGGAATTGGGATTGATGAGAATACAGCGATTATAGTCAATGGCGATCGCCTAGAAGTAATTGGTGAAGGTGGAGTAACTATTATCGATCTGGCAAATATCTCTCACACTAACGTTGATGAGACTTTACATGATGAAGCTTTAGCTATTTGTGGGGCAAAACTGCATATCTTACCTGATGGTTATTATTTTGATCTTCAGCAACGGGTTTCCATGCCTGCAAGACACGATTAA
- a CDS encoding M1 family metallopeptidase codes for MSHLYFDDESTERKSFELPGAKPHYNPDRPGQVEHIFLDLILDIPNQSFRGTCTTTIIPVRSPINLLTMDAVDLEIESVLVDSVSQQFDYDGEKIEIYLQQATTTEAIKVEIAYSVDHPQRGLYFIQPTADYPDKPTQVWTQGEDEDSRFWFPCFDYPGQLATSEIRVQVPTGFRAISNGELLKTELVSEGVVYHWLQQQVHPTYLMTLAVGDFAEIKDEWRGKPVNYYVEQGREADAKRSMGKTPRMVEFLSQKYGYDYPYPKYAQVCVDDFIFGGMENTSTTLLTDRCLLDERAAKDNMRTESLVLHELAHQWFGDLVVIKHWSHAWIKEGMASYAEVFWTEAEYGKDDAAYYLLNEARTYINEDSTRYRRPIVTNVYREAIELYDRHLYEKGACVYHMIRAILGDRLFDRAIQTFVQDNAHKTVETVDLLRAIERATGYNLMFLFDQYVFRGGHPDYKVEYSWEVESKLAKLTITQKQAKKDSESKELFDLKIPVAFGYISSESSSPELKTVSVRIHQPEQSFYFPLEKKPDFVSFDVNNNFLKTVVLQYPVAELKQQLKHDRDPVSRIYAAAALAKKGGLEAIKALAQSLTDDSFWGVRVEVAKKLGKIKLNQAFDALKTGLKDEDARVRLAVITALSNFKTDLSYETIANCLEQGDSSYYTEAAAARSLGSMVSGNLKAKQPEAIALLKKILLERAGWNEVVRSGAISGLSKMKTAAEAVDIMIEYTKPVTPQALRLTSIRCLGTISTGQTSEKLGEILEQLEAIAGESFFLTQVAVVGALGQMQTAQAIPLLNDLAAQTADGRVRRSAEEAVAKVQKNLGAEQAVKELRTELDQLKQANQDLTSRLAKLEVSAKTGE; via the coding sequence ATGTCTCATCTCTATTTTGATGACGAATCAACTGAACGCAAATCTTTTGAGCTTCCAGGGGCAAAACCTCACTACAATCCAGATCGCCCTGGACAGGTAGAGCATATTTTTCTCGATTTGATTTTAGACATCCCTAATCAGAGTTTTCGAGGCACCTGTACGACGACAATTATTCCCGTGCGATCGCCGATTAATCTTTTGACGATGGATGCAGTGGATCTAGAAATTGAATCTGTTTTGGTTGATAGTGTTAGTCAACAGTTTGATTATGATGGCGAAAAAATTGAGATTTATTTACAGCAGGCTACCACCACTGAAGCAATTAAGGTAGAAATTGCCTACTCGGTAGATCATCCTCAACGTGGACTTTATTTTATTCAACCCACAGCAGATTATCCTGATAAACCAACTCAAGTATGGACGCAGGGAGAAGATGAAGACTCACGCTTTTGGTTTCCTTGCTTTGATTATCCTGGTCAACTGGCTACTTCTGAAATTAGAGTCCAAGTACCCACAGGTTTTAGGGCAATTTCTAATGGAGAGTTGCTAAAGACTGAATTAGTAAGTGAAGGCGTGGTTTATCATTGGTTGCAGCAGCAGGTACACCCCACCTATCTCATGACTTTAGCAGTAGGAGACTTTGCCGAAATCAAAGATGAGTGGCGCGGAAAACCCGTTAACTATTACGTTGAACAGGGAAGAGAAGCGGACGCTAAACGCAGTATGGGGAAGACTCCTCGCATGGTGGAGTTTTTATCCCAGAAATATGGTTACGATTATCCCTATCCTAAGTACGCTCAAGTCTGCGTTGATGACTTTATTTTTGGCGGGATGGAGAATACCTCCACTACCCTGTTAACAGATCGCTGTTTGCTGGATGAACGAGCAGCCAAAGACAATATGCGTACTGAAAGTTTAGTCCTGCACGAACTAGCTCATCAATGGTTTGGGGATTTAGTTGTAATTAAACACTGGTCTCACGCCTGGATTAAAGAGGGAATGGCTTCTTATGCAGAGGTGTTTTGGACAGAAGCAGAATATGGCAAGGATGATGCAGCTTATTACCTGTTAAATGAGGCTCGCACCTATATTAATGAAGATAGTACTCGTTATCGTCGTCCGATTGTGACTAATGTATATCGAGAAGCGATCGAACTGTACGATCGCCATCTTTATGAAAAGGGTGCTTGTGTCTATCATATGATTCGAGCCATTTTAGGAGATCGACTATTCGATCGGGCAATTCAAACTTTTGTTCAGGATAATGCGCATAAGACAGTAGAAACGGTGGATTTATTACGAGCGATCGAGCGAGCGACGGGTTACAACCTCATGTTCTTATTCGATCAATATGTCTTCCGTGGTGGTCACCCTGATTATAAGGTGGAATATTCTTGGGAGGTCGAGAGTAAACTGGCTAAACTTACTATTACCCAAAAGCAAGCCAAAAAAGATAGTGAAAGCAAAGAGCTATTCGATTTGAAGATTCCTGTAGCATTTGGCTATATTTCCTCAGAGTCTTCATCGCCAGAATTGAAAACTGTTTCTGTGCGTATCCATCAGCCAGAACAAAGTTTTTACTTTCCCCTAGAGAAGAAGCCCGATTTTGTTAGTTTTGATGTTAATAATAATTTTCTCAAAACGGTGGTGCTGCAATATCCAGTAGCGGAACTCAAACAGCAGTTAAAACACGATCGCGATCCTGTCTCGCGCATTTATGCTGCTGCTGCACTGGCAAAAAAAGGTGGTTTGGAAGCAATTAAAGCTTTGGCTCAATCCTTAACTGATGACTCTTTTTGGGGAGTAAGGGTTGAAGTGGCGAAAAAACTAGGCAAAATTAAGCTCAATCAGGCGTTTGATGCTTTAAAAACTGGCTTGAAAGATGAAGATGCGAGAGTACGACTAGCGGTAATTACGGCGTTGAGTAACTTCAAAACCGATCTTAGCTATGAAACTATCGCCAACTGTCTTGAGCAAGGAGATTCCAGCTACTATACCGAAGCTGCTGCTGCTCGAAGTTTGGGATCTATGGTCTCAGGTAATCTTAAAGCTAAACAACCAGAGGCGATCGCTTTACTCAAAAAAATTCTCCTAGAGCGTGCAGGGTGGAATGAAGTTGTCCGTAGTGGCGCGATTTCTGGCTTAAGTAAAATGAAAACTGCTGCTGAGGCGGTAGATATTATGATTGAATATACCAAGCCAGTCACACCACAGGCTTTAAGACTGACCTCAATCCGCTGTTTAGGCACTATTTCTACTGGTCAAACTTCTGAAAAACTAGGGGAGATCCTCGAACAGTTAGAAGCGATCGCTGGGGAGTCTTTCTTCTTAACTCAGGTGGCGGTTGTAGGAGCATTAGGACAGATGCAAACTGCCCAGGCAATTCCTCTACTTAACGATTTGGCTGCTCAAACTGCCGATGGTAGAGTGCGTCGCAGTGCAGAAGAAGCCGTAGCTAAAGTGCAAAAAAACCTGGGTGCAGAGCAAGCAGTTAAGGAATTGCGCACCGAACTAGATCAGCTCAAACAGGCAAATCAAGACTTAACCAGTAGACTGGCTAAGTTAGAAGTGTCAGCTAAAACGGGGGAATAG